One window from the genome of Caldibacillus debilis DSM 16016 encodes:
- a CDS encoding VOC family protein: MAFAFRAIDHVQLAAPKGSEDAARKFFRDLLGFKEAEKPETLKKRGGVWFAFGNCRVHIGIEEPFSPAKKAHPAFEVENLEELKRRLTENGVHVIEDDKLPGAKRFYADDPFGNRLEFLEWVRE, from the coding sequence ATGGCCTTTGCTTTTCGCGCCATCGATCATGTCCAACTTGCCGCTCCAAAGGGAAGCGAAGACGCCGCGAGGAAATTTTTCCGAGACCTTCTGGGTTTCAAAGAGGCGGAAAAACCTGAAACGCTAAAGAAAAGAGGCGGGGTATGGTTTGCCTTTGGAAATTGCCGCGTCCATATCGGGATCGAAGAACCGTTTTCCCCGGCCAAAAAGGCGCATCCCGCCTTTGAAGTGGAAAATCTGGAGGAACTGAAGCGGCGTCTGACCGAAAACGGGGTTCATGTCATTGAAGATGATAAACTTCCCGGGGCGAAAAGATTTTACGCCGATGATCCGTTCGGAAACCGTCTCGAATTTTTGGAATGGGTACGAGAATAG
- a CDS encoding enoyl-CoA hydratase-related protein, whose amino-acid sequence MAAVRLDIQNQIAVVTLNRPETLNALNFGMLEELERTVERLRYDRNVRIVIFTGAGEKAFSAGADLKERKNLTDDEVRRNVNKTRTLFQRISELPKPTIAAVNGYAFGGGFELMLACDLRIAAKTAVMGLTETSLAIIPGAGGTQRLPRLIGEARAKELIFAARKITAEEAYLYGILNKIAELDELMAVCFQLAGEILQNGPLAVQQAKMAIRLGMDVDLKTGLAIEEEAYEKVLATKDRIEALRAFAEKRKPNFSGE is encoded by the coding sequence TTGGCTGCCGTACGATTGGACATTCAAAATCAAATCGCCGTCGTCACCCTCAACCGCCCGGAGACGTTAAACGCGTTGAACTTCGGGATGCTCGAGGAACTGGAACGGACGGTGGAACGGCTCCGGTACGATCGGAATGTCCGGATCGTCATCTTTACCGGAGCCGGCGAAAAGGCGTTCAGCGCCGGAGCGGATTTAAAAGAACGGAAGAACTTGACGGACGATGAAGTGCGAAGAAATGTAAACAAGACCCGCACCCTTTTTCAGCGGATTTCGGAATTGCCGAAACCGACCATTGCCGCCGTCAACGGGTACGCCTTCGGCGGCGGGTTTGAGCTGATGCTGGCCTGCGATTTGCGCATCGCCGCCAAAACGGCCGTCATGGGATTGACGGAAACGAGCCTGGCCATCATACCCGGAGCCGGCGGAACGCAGCGGCTCCCGCGCCTGATCGGGGAGGCGCGGGCAAAGGAATTGATCTTCGCCGCAAGGAAGATCACAGCCGAAGAAGCCTATCTGTACGGCATCCTAAACAAAATCGCCGAACTGGATGAACTGATGGCTGTATGCTTCCAATTGGCGGGGGAGATTTTGCAAAACGGCCCGTTGGCCGTCCAGCAGGCGAAAATGGCCATCCGGCTCGGCATGGACGTGGATTTGAAGACGGGGCTGGCCATCGAGGAAGAGGCCTATGAAAAGGTCCTGGCCACGAAAGACCGGATCGAAGCGTTAAGGGCTTTTGCCGAGAAGCGGAAACCAAATTTTTCCGGGGAATAA
- a CDS encoding ABC transporter ATP-binding protein — protein MLEVKEVVKIFNEGTLDEKVALDHVNLKLNKGDFVTVIGSNGAGKSTLMNVIAGVLTPDSGKVLIDGKDVTMLPEFKRSRFIGRVYQDPMAGTSPSLTIEENLAIALSRNRRRTLKAGVTEKRRKQFRELLGSLHLGLESRLNAKVGLLSGGERQAISLLMATFTEPAILLLDEHTAALDPSRAELITNLTKQIVEEFRLTALMVTHNMQQALDLGNRLIMMDQGKIILELNEEEKKNWTIDRLLGEFRRIRGKQLAEDRTLLG, from the coding sequence ATGCTTGAAGTCAAAGAGGTTGTCAAGATTTTCAACGAAGGCACCTTGGATGAAAAGGTCGCCTTGGATCACGTCAATTTGAAGCTGAACAAGGGGGATTTTGTGACGGTCATCGGCAGCAACGGCGCCGGAAAATCCACATTGATGAACGTGATCGCGGGCGTGCTGACCCCCGATTCCGGCAAGGTGCTGATTGACGGGAAAGACGTGACGATGCTGCCGGAATTCAAGCGTTCCCGTTTCATCGGCCGGGTGTATCAGGATCCGATGGCCGGCACCTCGCCTTCCCTAACGATCGAAGAAAACTTGGCGATCGCCTTGTCGCGAAACAGAAGGCGGACGCTGAAAGCGGGAGTGACGGAAAAAAGGCGGAAGCAATTCCGGGAGCTGCTGGGGAGCCTCCATCTCGGGCTGGAAAGCCGGCTGAACGCCAAGGTCGGTCTGCTCTCGGGGGGAGAAAGGCAGGCCATTTCCTTGTTGATGGCCACCTTTACGGAACCGGCGATCCTGCTGTTGGATGAACATACCGCCGCACTCGATCCGTCCCGGGCGGAATTGATCACGAACTTGACGAAACAGATCGTGGAAGAATTCCGGCTGACGGCCCTTATGGTCACCCACAATATGCAGCAGGCGCTGGATTTGGGCAATCGCCTCATCATGATGGACCAGGGAAAGATCATCTTGGAACTGAATGAAGAGGAGAAGAAAAATTGGACGATCGACAGGCTCCTCGGCGAATTCCGGCGGATCCGGGGCAAACAGTTGGCCGAAGACCGGACGCTGCTGGGATGA
- a CDS encoding HAD family hydrolase: MLKAVIFDFDGTIVDTESLWYEIYFEYFKQHYQYELPLKLFAKGIGTANDAIFQGIEHDLGIRLDRREIRKDLIRRFENREGFLEIRQGVLPFIREAHEKGLPLAIATSSGRDWVEKHLKRFRLDAYFSVIKTKDDVREVKPDPELYLRVLEALRLKPEEAVAIEDSVNGSTAALRAGIPCYIIPNRVTKGSRFPEQAVVLDDFCRIPLVDLLDA, encoded by the coding sequence ATGCTGAAAGCGGTCATTTTTGACTTCGACGGGACGATTGTCGATACGGAGAGCCTGTGGTACGAGATCTATTTTGAGTATTTCAAGCAGCATTATCAATATGAATTGCCATTAAAATTGTTCGCGAAGGGGATCGGCACGGCGAACGACGCCATTTTTCAAGGAATCGAGCATGACTTGGGCATCCGGCTGGACAGAAGGGAAATACGGAAAGATTTAATCCGGCGGTTCGAAAACCGCGAGGGTTTTTTGGAGATCCGCCAGGGGGTCCTCCCCTTTATCCGGGAAGCCCATGAAAAGGGTTTGCCCCTGGCGATCGCCACCAGTTCCGGCCGGGATTGGGTGGAAAAACATTTAAAACGATTCCGGCTGGACGCATATTTTTCCGTCATCAAGACAAAAGATGACGTCCGCGAAGTAAAGCCGGATCCGGAACTGTATTTGCGGGTTTTGGAGGCGCTGCGGCTGAAGCCGGAAGAGGCGGTTGCCATTGAGGATTCGGTCAACGGTTCGACGGCGGCCTTGCGGGCGGGGATCCCCTGCTACATCATCCCGAACCGGGTGACGAAAGGCAGCCGTTTCCCGGAACAGGCCGTCGTATTGGACGATTTTTGCCGGATCCCGTTGGTGGATTTGCTGGATGCGTAA
- a CDS encoding ABC transporter permease produces MLSQMVLQWVELGLIFSIMALGVYLTFRILDFPDLTVDGSFVTGAAVSATMIYNGYPPAAATLASLFAGLLAGCLTGILHTKGKINNLLSGILMMTALYSINLRIMGFTDPNVTSKPNVPLLNRETVVSQVESLGNAAGFPWALLVFFLVVTFIFKWMLDWFLKTEIGLAMRATGDNKRMIRSFSANTDGLIILGLGISNAYVALSGSLFAQYNEFADAGMGIGMIVVGLASVIIGEAVVGAKTIARATLAVVIGAILYRIIVGFALKQNMMDASDMKLITAAIVVLALIIPGLVEKRREKRKKAKRNGKRSVRQEEKANA; encoded by the coding sequence ATGTTGTCACAGATGGTTTTGCAGTGGGTGGAACTCGGCCTCATTTTTTCCATTATGGCGTTGGGGGTCTATTTGACCTTCCGGATTCTCGATTTCCCCGATTTAACGGTGGACGGCAGTTTCGTCACCGGTGCCGCGGTCAGCGCGACGATGATCTATAACGGCTATCCTCCCGCAGCAGCGACCTTGGCGTCCTTGTTCGCCGGGCTCCTGGCGGGGTGTTTGACGGGGATCCTCCATACGAAGGGGAAAATCAACAATCTGCTGTCGGGAATATTGATGATGACCGCCCTCTATTCCATCAATTTGCGCATTATGGGCTTCACCGATCCGAACGTGACGTCGAAGCCGAACGTTCCGCTGTTGAATCGGGAGACGGTCGTGTCCCAAGTGGAATCCCTCGGGAACGCCGCCGGCTTCCCGTGGGCGTTGCTGGTCTTTTTCCTCGTCGTGACGTTCATCTTCAAATGGATGTTGGACTGGTTTTTAAAAACGGAAATCGGCCTGGCGATGCGGGCGACCGGCGACAATAAGCGGATGATCCGGAGTTTTTCCGCGAATACCGACGGACTGATCATTTTGGGATTGGGGATTTCCAATGCCTATGTCGCCCTTTCCGGATCCCTTTTCGCCCAATACAATGAATTCGCCGATGCGGGCATGGGAATCGGCATGATCGTCGTCGGCCTGGCGTCGGTCATCATCGGGGAAGCGGTGGTCGGCGCCAAAACGATTGCCCGGGCCACGCTGGCCGTCGTGATCGGCGCCATCCTGTACCGGATCATTGTCGGTTTCGCATTGAAGCAAAATATGATGGATGCCAGCGACATGAAGCTCATTACCGCCGCGATCGTCGTGCTGGCGTTAATCATCCCCGGTTTGGTCGAAAAGCGGCGGGAAAAGCGGAAAAAAGCCAAGAGAAACGGAAAGCGTTCCGTCCGGCAGGAGGAAAAGGCAAATGCTTGA
- the yhbH gene encoding sporulation protein YhbH, producing MGGKKLSGKDKHQFIVSKEDWSLHRKGHDDQQRHKEKVKEAIRNSLPDLLTEESIILANGKEVIKIPIRSLEEYKIRYNEEKTKQVGKGDGDSRVGDIIARGDYGQKGGIGPGAGELPGEDYYETEISLEEIESEFFKELELPNMQKKEDPQLEVTDLEYNDIRKTGLMGNIDKKKTMFAAFKRNALSGNPSFYPIVPEDLRFKTWNEKVKRESKAVVLAMMDTSGSMGTWEKYMARSFFFWLTRFLRSKYESVEIVFIAHHTEAKVVSEEEFFAKGESGGTICSSAYRKALELIDEKYPPSRYNIYPFHISDGDNLSSDNARCVKLAGQIMDVANLFGYGEVNQYHRYSTLMTAYKHIKNEKFRYYIMKEKGDIYHALKTFFHINETAKTV from the coding sequence ATGGGAGGGAAAAAGTTGAGCGGGAAGGATAAACATCAGTTCATCGTCTCCAAGGAAGATTGGTCCCTCCATCGTAAAGGCCATGACGATCAGCAGCGCCATAAGGAAAAGGTGAAAGAGGCCATTCGCAACAGCCTGCCGGATTTATTGACGGAAGAAAGCATCATTTTAGCGAACGGAAAAGAAGTGATCAAAATTCCGATCCGTTCCCTGGAAGAATATAAAATCCGCTACAATGAGGAAAAGACGAAACAGGTCGGCAAGGGCGACGGGGACAGCCGGGTGGGGGATATCATCGCCCGGGGGGATTACGGGCAGAAAGGCGGCATCGGTCCCGGGGCGGGGGAATTGCCCGGGGAAGATTATTACGAAACGGAAATCTCCTTGGAAGAGATCGAATCGGAATTTTTCAAGGAATTGGAACTGCCCAACATGCAAAAGAAGGAGGATCCGCAGCTGGAAGTTACGGACTTGGAATATAACGACATCCGTAAAACCGGGCTGATGGGGAACATCGACAAGAAAAAGACGATGTTTGCCGCCTTCAAAAGGAATGCCCTTTCCGGCAACCCTTCCTTCTATCCGATCGTTCCGGAGGACTTGCGGTTTAAAACCTGGAATGAAAAGGTCAAGCGGGAATCCAAGGCCGTTGTCCTCGCCATGATGGATACGAGCGGCTCGATGGGCACCTGGGAAAAATACATGGCCAGAAGTTTTTTCTTCTGGTTGACCCGCTTCTTAAGAAGCAAGTACGAATCGGTGGAGATCGTTTTTATCGCCCATCATACGGAAGCGAAAGTCGTCAGCGAAGAGGAATTTTTTGCAAAGGGGGAAAGCGGGGGGACGATTTGTTCTTCAGCATACCGGAAGGCATTGGAGCTGATCGATGAAAAATATCCCCCGTCCCGGTACAATATTTACCCTTTCCACATATCCGACGGGGACAATTTATCGAGCGACAACGCCCGCTGCGTCAAATTGGCGGGGCAGATCATGGATGTGGCCAATCTGTTCGGTTACGGGGAAGTGAATCAATATCATCGCTATTCCACCCTGATGACCGCCTATAAGCATATCAAGAACGAGAAATTCCGGTATTATATTATGAAAGAGAAAGGGGATATTTATCACGCCTTGAAAACTTTTTTTCACATCAATGAAACGGCGAAGACGGTCTGA
- a CDS encoding NCS2 family permease — MFNLEKNHTNRKTEIMAGLTTFLTMAYIVIVNPSILQAAGVPFEQVFSATIIAAVIGTLWMALFANYPIAVAPGMGLNAFFISVVLGSGGKFGYEEVFASVFIAGILFIILSVTSVRTKMIEAIPDNLKHGISAGIGLFIAFIGLRQSGIITANDATLVGLGDLTSPVVLLTIFGLLLSIFLMALKVNGALFIGMAATAFVAFLTGEISFEGKIFSLPSLPEGMIIVNPIEALTDVFQHSLYGVVFAFLLVTVFDTTGTIIGVAEQAGLMKGKTLPRAKQALLSDSVATTVGAMFGTSPTTAYIESMSGVAAGGRTGLTSLTVACLFIVASLFGPVVSALSSLPSITSPALIIVGSLMMGHVAKIKWDELDEAFPAFLILLSMPLTSSIATGIALGFIAYPVLKLATGKWREIHPLVILFAVLFMIHLAFFGH; from the coding sequence ATGTTCAATCTTGAGAAAAATCACACAAACAGGAAAACGGAAATTATGGCCGGCTTGACCACTTTTTTAACGATGGCCTACATCGTCATCGTCAATCCGTCGATTTTGCAAGCGGCGGGCGTGCCTTTCGAACAAGTCTTTTCCGCGACGATCATCGCGGCAGTCATCGGCACCCTGTGGATGGCATTGTTCGCCAATTATCCGATCGCGGTGGCTCCGGGGATGGGATTGAACGCTTTCTTTATCTCCGTCGTTCTCGGGTCCGGGGGAAAATTCGGCTACGAAGAAGTGTTCGCCAGCGTGTTCATTGCAGGGATCCTCTTCATCATCCTGTCCGTAACCTCCGTCCGCACGAAGATGATTGAGGCGATTCCCGACAATCTGAAACATGGGATTTCCGCGGGGATCGGACTGTTTATCGCCTTTATCGGGCTGCGGCAGTCGGGGATCATCACCGCGAATGACGCGACCCTTGTCGGACTGGGGGACCTGACCTCCCCTGTCGTGCTTTTGACGATCTTCGGCCTGCTCCTTTCCATCTTTTTGATGGCGCTGAAGGTAAATGGCGCCCTCTTTATCGGCATGGCCGCAACGGCCTTCGTCGCCTTTTTGACCGGAGAAATTTCCTTCGAAGGCAAAATTTTTTCCCTGCCGTCGCTTCCGGAAGGGATGATCATCGTCAATCCCATCGAAGCGCTGACGGACGTGTTTCAGCATTCCTTATACGGGGTCGTTTTCGCCTTCCTGCTGGTCACGGTCTTTGACACGACGGGGACGATCATCGGCGTTGCCGAGCAGGCGGGCCTGATGAAAGGAAAGACGCTGCCCCGGGCGAAACAGGCCCTTCTGTCCGATTCCGTCGCCACGACGGTCGGCGCCATGTTCGGAACGAGCCCGACAACGGCCTATATCGAATCGATGTCCGGCGTGGCCGCGGGAGGACGGACCGGGCTCACTTCGCTGACGGTCGCCTGCCTTTTCATCGTGGCATCCCTGTTCGGACCGGTCGTATCCGCCCTGTCCAGCCTGCCCTCCATCACTTCGCCGGCGCTGATTATCGTCGGGAGCCTCATGATGGGCCATGTGGCAAAAATTAAGTGGGATGAACTGGATGAAGCCTTTCCCGCCTTCTTAATCCTGTTGAGCATGCCGCTCACATCGAGCATTGCCACCGGCATCGCCCTGGGCTTCATCGCCTACCCGGTCCTAAAACTGGCGACGGGAAAATGGCGCGAGATCCATCCCCTCGTCATCCTGTTTGCCGTATTATTTATGATCCATCTCGCCTTTTTCGGACATTAA
- a CDS encoding enoyl-CoA hydratase-related protein has translation MYQTIKWEGEERVAWIRLNRPEKMNAMNGTMQAELMEAIKRTKRDEKFRCLVITGEGRAFCSGADLTEMGKDLDYGEILRTAYNPLILELQSLEIPVIAAVNGAAAGAGFSLALACDFRAVHESASFHQAFVHIGLIPDAGNLYFLPRMIGYAKAMELSLLGEAVSAEKAVELGLASRVIPAASWDKEIRDFAEKVASLPTRAIALMKHCLQKTFETPLPQMLEYEAAAQKAAGRTADHREGIRAFLEKRKARFSGR, from the coding sequence ATGTATCAAACGATCAAATGGGAAGGGGAAGAAAGGGTGGCATGGATCCGGTTAAACCGGCCGGAAAAAATGAATGCGATGAACGGGACGATGCAGGCAGAATTGATGGAAGCCATCAAAAGGACGAAACGGGATGAAAAATTCCGCTGCCTGGTGATCACCGGAGAAGGGAGGGCCTTTTGTTCCGGAGCGGATTTAACGGAGATGGGGAAAGATCTGGATTACGGGGAGATTTTAAGGACGGCTTACAATCCGTTGATCCTGGAACTTCAATCTTTGGAAATCCCGGTGATTGCCGCCGTCAACGGAGCGGCCGCCGGCGCCGGCTTCAGTCTGGCCTTGGCCTGCGACTTCAGGGCCGTCCACGAGAGCGCCTCCTTCCATCAAGCCTTTGTCCATATCGGCTTAATTCCCGACGCCGGAAATTTGTATTTTTTGCCGAGAATGATCGGTTATGCCAAGGCCATGGAACTGTCCCTGCTGGGGGAGGCCGTTTCCGCGGAGAAGGCCGTGGAACTGGGCCTGGCTTCCCGGGTGATCCCGGCTGCCAGCTGGGATAAAGAAATCCGTGATTTTGCCGAAAAAGTGGCTTCCTTGCCGACAAGGGCGATCGCTCTCATGAAACATTGCCTGCAAAAAACCTTTGAAACGCCGCTCCCGCAAATGCTGGAATACGAAGCGGCGGCCCAAAAGGCGGCCGGCAGAACGGCCGACCACAGGGAGGGGATCCGGGCCTTTCTGGAAAAAAGAAAAGCGCGTTTCAGCGGGCGATGA
- the argS gene encoding arginine--tRNA ligase, with translation MDVQTDFKSLFADALKKSVGEDLWTEEMERLIEQPKNSAYGDLSFPCFQLAKHFRKPPQEIAAKLANAIHDPAFEKVEALGPYVNAFFDRKSFGSRVVNRILREKGNYGSWSFGEGKTIVLDFSSPNIAKPFSMGHLRSTVIGSALANICEKAGYRTVKINHLGDWGTQFGKLISAYKRWGSEEKIKANPIPELFRLYVRFHEEEKANPALTEEGRGWFKRLEDGDEEAVRLWKWFRDVSLEEFQRIYRLLEIGFDEYTGESFYNDKMDAIARQLEEKGLLVTSDQAEVVMLEEEGLPPCLIRKSDGATTYATRDLAAGVYRYQTYRFAKALYVVGHEQSVHFKQVFKVLEKMGNPWAKDMVHVPFGLYLKDGKKMSTRKGRVILLEEVLEEAIRQALKNIEAKNPRLENKEEAAKMVGVGAVVFHDLKSHRMNNIEFSLEDMLNFEGETGPYVQYAFARACSVLRKSGEETFAFSGLKDGESWEIVKRLHAFPEKVLQAFNGYDPSVIAKYVLDLAKAFNKYYGAVRILETDEERPSRLALVKAITIVLEEGLRLLGIKAPEQM, from the coding sequence ATGGATGTACAAACGGATTTCAAATCCCTTTTCGCGGATGCGTTGAAAAAATCCGTCGGAGAAGATCTGTGGACGGAGGAGATGGAACGGCTCATCGAACAGCCGAAAAATTCCGCTTACGGGGATCTTTCTTTCCCTTGTTTCCAATTGGCGAAACATTTCCGCAAACCGCCGCAGGAAATTGCGGCAAAACTGGCCAACGCCATCCATGATCCGGCCTTTGAAAAAGTGGAAGCGTTAGGGCCGTATGTGAATGCCTTTTTTGACCGGAAATCCTTCGGAAGCCGGGTGGTCAACCGGATTTTGCGGGAGAAAGGGAATTATGGCAGCTGGTCCTTCGGTGAAGGGAAAACGATCGTCCTGGACTTTTCCTCGCCGAATATTGCCAAGCCTTTTTCCATGGGGCATTTGCGTTCGACGGTCATCGGCAGCGCATTGGCAAATATCTGTGAAAAGGCCGGATACCGAACGGTGAAAATCAACCACCTGGGGGACTGGGGCACCCAGTTCGGCAAGCTGATCAGCGCCTACAAGCGGTGGGGATCGGAAGAAAAAATCAAAGCGAATCCGATTCCGGAGCTTTTCCGGCTATATGTGCGATTCCATGAGGAAGAAAAAGCGAATCCGGCTTTAACGGAAGAAGGGAGAGGCTGGTTTAAAAGGCTGGAAGACGGCGACGAAGAAGCCGTCCGCCTGTGGAAATGGTTCCGGGATGTTTCCCTGGAGGAATTCCAAAGGATCTACCGATTGTTGGAGATCGGGTTCGATGAATACACCGGCGAATCCTTTTACAACGACAAAATGGACGCGATCGCCCGACAATTGGAGGAAAAGGGGTTGCTCGTCACTTCCGATCAGGCCGAGGTGGTGATGCTGGAAGAGGAGGGACTCCCGCCCTGCCTCATCCGAAAATCTGACGGCGCCACCACCTATGCGACCCGCGATCTGGCGGCGGGGGTCTACCGTTATCAAACGTACCGCTTCGCCAAAGCGCTGTATGTGGTCGGCCACGAGCAGAGCGTCCATTTCAAGCAAGTGTTCAAAGTTTTGGAAAAAATGGGAAATCCATGGGCCAAAGACATGGTTCACGTCCCCTTCGGCCTGTATTTGAAAGACGGTAAAAAAATGTCGACGCGGAAAGGGCGGGTGATTCTCCTGGAAGAGGTGCTGGAGGAGGCGATCCGCCAGGCGCTAAAAAACATCGAGGCCAAAAATCCGCGCCTTGAAAACAAGGAAGAAGCGGCAAAAATGGTCGGCGTCGGCGCGGTCGTCTTCCATGACCTGAAATCCCACCGCATGAACAATATTGAATTTTCCTTGGAGGACATGCTGAATTTCGAAGGGGAAACGGGCCCCTATGTCCAATATGCCTTTGCCCGCGCCTGTTCGGTATTGCGGAAAAGCGGCGAAGAAACCTTCGCCTTTTCCGGCTTAAAAGACGGGGAGAGCTGGGAAATCGTCAAGCGGCTCCATGCCTTTCCGGAAAAGGTCTTGCAGGCGTTCAACGGCTATGATCCGTCGGTGATCGCCAAATATGTCCTGGATCTGGCCAAGGCCTTTAATAAATATTACGGAGCGGTAAGGATTTTGGAAACGGATGAAGAACGGCCGTCCCGCCTGGCCCTGGTCAAGGCGATCACCATCGTGCTGGAGGAAGGTTTGCGGCTTTTGGGGATCAAGGCGCCGGAACAAATGTAA